Proteins encoded in a region of the Coffea eugenioides isolate CCC68of chromosome 4, Ceug_1.0, whole genome shotgun sequence genome:
- the LOC113769412 gene encoding uncharacterized protein LOC113769412 codes for MTKKKKLVDSETIALTKECSVIIQNKLPPKLKDPGSFVVPCTISNVEFSKVLCDLSASVSLIPLIVIRQLGLKELKRTNISLQLVDRSIRYPMGILENVLIKVQKFIIPIDFVVLDMEEDVNVPIIFGRPFLATVGTIIDVKRGKFKFQIGEEEVEFDLSKVEKYPSFTDHVYSIDICDELASEMSQVNLDDDSLEFCLNGVGLQEEQVEEMTEFLQAQVPYKRRNAYEEL; via the coding sequence ATGACTAAGAAAAAGAAGTTAGTAGATAGTGAGACAATTGCATTAACAAAAGAATGTAGTGTCATTATACAAAATAAATTGCCTCCAAAGTTGAAAGATCCAGGGAGTTTCGTAGTTCCTTGCACTATTAGTAATGTTGAATTCTCTAAAGTACTTTGTGACCTTAGTGCAAGTGTTTCATTGATACCTTTAATTGTGATTAGGCAATTGggattgaaagaattaaagcgTACTAACATTTCATTGCAATTGGTTGACAGGTCTATTAGATATCCAATGGGCATATTGGAGAATGTGCTCATTAAAGTACAGAAATTCATTATTCCTattgattttgttgttttagataTGGAGGAGGATGTCAATGTACCTATTATATTTGGTAGACCATTTCTGGCCACCGTAGGTACAATAATAGATGTTAAACGTGGTAAGTTCAAGTTTCAAATTGGTGAAGAGGAAGTGGAGTTTGATTTGAGTAAAGTGGAGAAGTATCCCTCTTTTACTGACCATGTTTATTCTATTGATATATGTGATGAATTGGCGTCAGAGATGAGTCAAGTTAATCTTGATGATGATTCTCTTGAATTTTGTCTTAATGGTGTAGGCTTACAAGAGGAACAAGTTGAAGAAATGACTGAATTTTTGCAGGCACAAGTTCCTTACAAAAGGAGAAATGCGTATGAGGAGTTATGA